Genomic segment of Mytilus edulis chromosome 12, xbMytEdul2.2, whole genome shotgun sequence:
tgatttatttaaggtTCTTTACTCAAGTATTTATCatctaccctgtatcgcatacctcGTATTGCATAGTTAAACCCGTATAGCACCCCATTATGATCGTCTCCAGATTGTTATCCGCTTGAAATTTATGCAAGAACTTATTCCTTATCCATCTCTTTTAAATAAGAAACCAAAGACTATATGATTTGTTCATCTTTATCCGAGGCTTCGCTATGTCTCCAATGTTTCGTCATCATAGCATGCAATCAAATATCAATAGACGTAAAATATGGACAGTTTCCAGTACCGTATTTCCTTGCATGGTACGAAATGTAACCACAAAATATAAGCGTCAGCAGCAGAAGGGCTAAGCAGcattgaaatttcataaattatattatattcatttaagTGAAAAGGAGGAGGAACTTTAACTGTATATCCTTTGAAATTGGCACTCATTTATCAATTTCATGTAATGTCAGATCTGTGAATAGAAGTAAACAGGTGTTGTCCTATACAACTATTGTAATATAAAACTATTATTTTATGACTTTGGATGTGAAAAACTGATAATACTTCTTTCCAGATTTTCTGTTAATACTTGAAATGATAACAAAAATGTGTTTGAGCccagaatatttattttacaagtGTGATAACacaagattatttattttcatctaaatatatatttcttaaatcgGCCATGCCCCCACCTCAGAATCAGAATTATCCCCTTACATAACATGAATCTGAAATATGTGTTAAACAGGACACTACATgacaaaatccgtatcgcatgctgtcTCGCCATTCGACCAATATCAGCCCTCAGGACTGATATTCATTTCTCGTAATACAGCaagcgatacggattttgccatatattattctatatgtaACAACATTaaatgtgtattttagtctacaCGCTATCTAAACAGTAACCACCGATATGACACCCGAAGACTgcaggtctctttttttttttaatttttgtggattaaaTCAGTCAACAAAACGGTTCACTTTCAAAGATTATGTTGACATCATTTTCCATTTAATAGCTGAGCGCGCCTATTACATGCGTATCTcaatctcaagctaaggggttaaactAAAGTttacatgaatacggattcacaGGAGCTCGAATTATTCATTTGTAAGTCAATAATACATGAGAGATGTTTTGagcttattttgaaaaatttgaaccGCTATATTATATATAGTCTTTTAATTACTAGTTTTTGATATCATACCAGAGTGAATTTTTTGGTCATAATTGCGTATGATAATGTAGTCTTCTTTCGAGGCAATACACAAGAAAGAATTTTAGGATTAAGGCTTTCTATATTTCGAAGTATATTATATCGTATTCAAAATATTACCAAGTaataacattacattatataAATGGATGTAATATAATTAAATGACtatatagttttaaaacattACGTTAAAAACTATGAACAAGGAAACTGTTGACTTTGCAAATCATTTCAATGATAAAAGATTTATATATAATTGCATAAGGTAGGAAATAGTTATCTCCATTTCTATCGTTTCGaaattgtatcatgtgtatttaaATGCCAAATCTTATTATAATGCATATGTCAGTGTATTAGTAATACATTATAACAGTCGTGAAATACGGAACTGTTAAATAACTAATTGAAATAAGCATATATTTATCAATAACAGATACATGCAAAGCAAAAATATACGTGCAAACAAAACATTATTCACTTTCTAAAGCAGGTTTTACAAAAGGAAAACGCACATAGATTCAACATAACAAACTACCACCCAGATATGTGTAAACGATTGAAATACGACAATATTCAAATCAGATCAAGATGATGCCaacactaaaaagtaaaatcacaacaatactgaacttagaggaagatcaattgggaaagtccataatcacatggcaaaatcaaataacaaaacgcataaaaaacgaatggacaaaaacttgtcatattcctgacttggtacaggcattttcaaatgtagaaaatggtggattaaacctggttctatagcgctaaccctctcactttaatgacagtctcatcaatttccgatatttttacattgatgcgttaaataaacagacacaataaatataatagtcaaaatatgggtacatcagtcatcatcgtttaacaattttaaaatgaacaatttaacagatcacaaaaacatctactatctacgaacacatttattgagtgtctgacgtcagaaaattttatacgtcacataaatttgtcgttcaatgtgcgtacacacaattttaaaattttcattggaatgttagcatacagggttaaaaaatcaaaagtatgtaagaataaatttaagaaatagaccgagactAAAATCATTGCTTACTTATTCTGCATATAAAAATGGGATACTTAATATATTTATCCATTTATGACTTTACTAAGTATTTAATATCTAAAATTACTATAAAACATTCACTCTATAAGATACAATAGTAAAATCTTATTTACTGAAATTTAGCTGTTTCATATGATTTACCGTATTTAACCGTAAAAGAACAATTATTAAACAGCTGTAAAGTTCTTTTAAGTTTTCTATTATTACACTAACATATCATATGTACACATTATTTAAACACgcatttatcattgtttattgcCTACATTCAGGACTAATGAATAAATCTAGATATAAGTATAGAGAATTGATATATTAGTAGAAGAAGAATAACTGACCTTAGAAACATGAAAACCAAACTCCAAAACAGAATATAATGAAAAAATTCGCTATTCATATAGAAATGTAAACTTCCTGTCACCAATTTAAGAACTAATCATTaccaataaaacaaattgaaacaccTGATCAAGTCACACTTGAGGAAACCTAAATGACTCGTAactaatgtcatttaaaaaataatcgtTCATATAATTTGGATTATCAATTGCAGGGTTAAAGATGTCAGAAAGATGCAGTATGTGTAGTTGTCGCCGTACTGTAAAACTGTCAGAGTATTGGTGCCGTGACTGTAAGAGAGGACTGTGTGAAAAATGTAGAGAACGTCATGATTTATCTAGAGTGAATCATACAACTATTTTGATTGAGGAATTTAATGAAATTGCACAATATGTCGATGATTCGACCGATTTCTGTAATAAACATTGTAGAAATATCTTCACTTCATGAACAGCTTTGCTGTATAAACAATGTCTCGTTGAAAACCATAAGGACTGTACGCAAGTGATCCACATCGATGAAGTCCTAAAGAACATAAAGATGTCGGCAGCCTTTCAAGAAATTAATGGATCCATTGAAGACGTTTCCAAAAATATTAAACGAATCCGCAAAGATAGGGAAGCTACAATGGAAACACAAATACAGAATACCAAGAGTATAATGAACCAAGTTAAAGAAACTAGAACAAAAATAAATGCTCATCTTGACGAAATTCAAAACATATTGTTGCGAGAATTAAAGGAAATCACAGATAAAGTTGGCAGAAGTACTCAAGAGTTGAACAATAAGCTTGACAAATTGAAGAACAAATTAACTAAGTGTCAAACGTGTCTTAACAAAGTTAATAAAGATGGTACTGAACTGCAGACATTTCTTACAATGAAAAGGATAGAAAAGGAAATTAATCACGCAGATAGTACTATACATTGTCTAATTGAAGATGGTCAATTAGATAAAGTAGACTTTAAAACTGAAATTCAGTCtgaattaaacaaaattatactAAATGTAGATAGTTTCGGATGCATAATCAATGATAATATACATTCGGACATTCCTCTTGTCAATCGTAAAATGATGCAAGCCCAGATCGTGATACCGCTAGCTCCTAAACGAAGCATAGACAACATAACTCTCAACTTACAAAAAACGATTAAGACAAGTGTAGAAACTGTTGAAGGTTGTATTTTATTACCAAATTGCAAAGTTGTACTTTCTTGTTTCCAGCAAGGTATGTTGACGTTTCTGAGTGAAAACGGTGAAACAGATTTTAACCTTAGTATGAAACCTCGACCATATGGAATGACATCTATTGATAACAACACAATTGCCGTCTCTGCTGATGGTTGTTCGCCAAACGTTATAAGTGTAGTAAATACGGACACAAAATTGGTCGAAAACAAAATCCGTATCGATTCTGAAGCACACGGTATCTGAGTGAAAACGATCGTGTTTAAGGAAGGTAACATAATCTTTTGTGACGGAGAAAAGGGCATTCGAATGGTTAATCTTAAAACCAATGATATTTCAACCATTTTAGAATGTGAACTGGATGATTTTTCAAGCGTTACAACATTCGACGACAACATTTATTTTACTAATAGACATGCCCAGGCAATAACATGTTGTGATTTTAGTGGAAATATATGTTAGAACTTCAATGAAAGAGATGTTTTAAATGTACCAAAAAGTCTGGCTGTTGACAAAAATGGCAACATATTTGATGCAGACATGGCCCAGAGTAAGGTTCTAATTATATCCCCAGACGGGAAAGAACATAAACAGCTTCTATCGTCTGACGATGGTTTAAGAAGGCCCACAAGTCTATTCCTTAACAAAGACACAAACCAGCTGCTTATTGCAGACATGAAAGATCAGATTATGTTGTACAGACTTGATTGATATGCTGTTAAAGAATTACTATTACAATCATCATTTTTTAtctgtgtatgtgtgtgtgtgtgtgtgagtgTATATGTAGAGTACAAGatactttaaaaatgaaaacattaatgtTAAAATGGTTGAAGTACTTCAATTGAATAATTGTCTTCCCATTTTCTAATTCGAAGACACCTTTCCTAATGTAATAACTACAACTATGACACCACGTCAGAAATTCGGCACTGCCCTTGTGCAAGTGCGAAGGAAACACCGTGATGATAAAAAAGTAAACTAACGTAGGAGGAAAATAGTATTATCCTATTCTGAAGGAAAATGATTAATAAGCCATGCATTTAACATCTGATGTGGTTAAGTTtaattatcatatacttatagAAAATAATGGTATAATTGTACCCCATGATAAAACtaatttgtacatatatttattcattaaatttgaagaattgcCTCAGCCGTGTGATATGACTAATGTTATCAACTGCTTTCGGTTTATATCAACTGCTTCCGGTTATTATCGCATAATTTGCTGTAACGTTGTCGGCTCTCGGGCTGATATCATAACCTAGGGCTGATaaagggtctgatatgaaaaatgtcatgttgtaatcaatatttatcaaacgGAGACGCATCGAAAATATTCCATTCCACAGCAAAAATTATTAATATCATCTAAAACGCACAACAGAGCTTCTTGTGCgttttaaaaagattttgtaCAACATGATCATTTATGAggattataaataaaggcaacattggTATACTGATGTgcgaaagtcataaattgattgagagaaaacaaatctgtgttacaaactaaTACTGAgggaaaaacatcaactatatattataataaaactgCTATTGTAATAGAAAAATGCAGTTTATTTTTATAGTTAATTAGTTAATGTATGTGGGCTCTACTTTGTAAACTATTTTACatagaattattttctaaatgttCTATACATTTTTCAAGCGTAGGACATTGCAAATATGTCAAATAAGCACTTTTATAAACTATTGAACTTGTCTGTACAGTGAGACTTCAGCAGTTGCCAAATTATGTATATGTCTAGTAGAGTTATACAGAACATCTTAAGAGTTCGGACAAAGGTCAGCCTTCGTCAGCAAATCTTTTGTTTTTTACAGTCGGTTAAGGGTTACCAGGACATTCAGAACTTAGTATATAAACTGATCAAGCCACTATGATATTAATGAGTTTCTTGATATTCTAGGTGAGTCTCttggttttgaaaataatttagattcaaaaaaaaattattttaattttattttgaaaaaaataaataaagtttttaagtaactaatattttaattcagaggtttattttaaaagtaattattattgttattatttaataTGAAACCTGAATTGTTGTActattttatcattgtttttaacTTACTTTGACTTCAAAATGGGTACTTCgaaattatattgtatttatcttaatgttttctttattaaacTAATAGCGAGTTTCTTGATATTCTAGTTTGGTTTTCTTTCTCGTTGCTGGTTCCGGCCTCCTATCGTGAGCCTCCCCCTAGATTGTGCCATAGCGCTTTACAATTGTTGGGACACAAAAACACCACAAAACATCAACACAATACTCCTGTTAACAGGGTAAAATCTGGCGAACTGcacaaattttaaaacaagatgATACTTAGAGTCGGTCAATCACCTGTCCAAATTAGACATGGAATAGCTGCACCGTCATGGTAGATGTTTTGTGTTTGTATCTTAGGCTAGTTAACCTATGTATTATTGGCGGCCTTGGACTGTTTTCTACATGCTCTTTGCTctagttgttgtctctttgacacattcctcctttccattcttaattttattatatttcattagataataagcaaaaaactaaaataataacCAAACATTTGTATTTAATGGCAATCTGGAGTCATCCAATGGTTTCAGTCCTACGGGTATTTTTGTAAATCATGTAGGTAGTGTTGATCAATTTTGCTGGTAACAGTTTTATTGGTTTCGAGATAAAAGGCAAGTCAAAAACATCATTTAAGGCTTATCTCCTATAAAGAGTCGTTCAATGATTTTAGTCATAAAATATCACCTTGAAAAAAGACATTGTCAAATGTTTGGGATTGAcaatgctgtttttttttgtgaatttcaaTCTGCTCTATTACCCTTTTAGCAAGGTGTTAtttatatgagacaatatctgaaaaagtctaatttttgaaaataagaaaaaacaacaattttttttagacctagtattttaatagcacaaatcgaagaacacacgaactgttgtctgtaattcaaacaattgtttaataaggaaacattggctattttaaaaatggtacaaaaaaaatccagttctttcctgttaccaaagtgaatcaattttaaaaagtttctaatggaaataaggaataagtttaagacactatttgtggtttactagtatatcctgcaatagtttatcaaatgccaattattgattttagcatttgcaatacaaaaggtttagaaatatacgTAAATATAGTCAGttgtcggtaacatgaaagaatcttgagtaacagcacaacggtaacaggacagagttggtaacagaaaggatgTTTCTGCTTTACtttaatgtttaagaaaaatacatcattttaaattggtcacaattggaagatagcagcaaacaatgtcatttttcctttgaaactgtatttgcaagatgaaaaatctgcctaggtaatgaaaaattctaaaataaattcctttctgttactatctactatactagaattgcacaatgttctctgctgttatcaaaagcaaaaaacctatttttttattcaatatactgtatattattttgaaatttatttaatatggtggtgataacttatattaaatgaaatggttggcatatagtagattaacttttCGATTCTTCAGtaaaattgtcttgaacatccttcctgttactgatgatggttatgctgttactttttatcaggtaacatgacagaacgtaacagaaaggaattacgcgatagtttttgtcctttttatcacattaaatgtaagtgtatttcctgtgacatataacttttaaaaagatgatataaaaacacacttaatgctgtggtgcacacttaaaaatattctcagaaagtgtaagaaaaggctgtaacaggatagaacaccaataagtatttttctataaattcttaccttggatgggcttgaattttcaaacctggccgcctttccaactatttctttgtactaatgcattcaggaaatgatgctcttcacaatacataatgggaaaataacttttggtcttgtaaacgtttccacaggtaaaaaaaaaccagtggtaacaggagggaaatcacccctggggacaaattttttttctgttaaaatttgcaaaattttattacatgctatagttataatataaaaagacaaattaggggcaagtttattatataatatatcatatatgtgagaatcggacgcctgtttaattaatttggatattatttgaatgatttagttttcaaaaaaacacaggggacaacatgattttaggggggggggggggttgaacatttaaattacaatattttattggaagaaatataagaatgagtgtttaattggcagtccatggtgcattatataatttagtttatactgaaacttaaaattttcaaaaaagatggtcgaataaaaaaataattgctggtgaagtgcgggacatggaaattagactttttcagatattgtctcatatatgtATACGTTAGAAAAGTAGTAAAAGTCAATGGTACAATTTTTtatatcactgggtcgatacctctgcttgtggactatcagtccccgagggtatcatcaccTCAgtagtgcttcggtactgacatgacaTCATTTatcaaactttactaaaattgtccgtttataaatttaaaaatattatgaaactaaggtttcaactctctcaggcaaagttggctttagataaatttggctatttattttaggtatttttgacatatgggcctttttcaaaaaatgtggattttcttgtacaatcaatatttctaaaaaagtgtaaatatttttctccaatttttagatacactatttagtttttggtgtgtgtaacaagttccagcaaattcaatatgaaatttggctacagaaattgcttccagtgggtttcaaagagtccaaaaaccccaaaattgcttgtacgaaattgaaaaactagtcttttttaaatgctggttttaatacccagcggaaattattatttttcttttgttattataaatatataggtatcACTGCAGGTAAGTATACACAAATACA
This window contains:
- the LOC139497557 gene encoding uncharacterized protein, translating into MSAAFQEINGSIEDVSKNIKRIRKDREATMETQIQNTKSIMNQVKETRTKINAHLDEIQNILLRELKEITDKVGRSTQELNNKLDKLKNKLTKCQTCLNKVNKDGTELQTFLTMKRIEKEINHADSTIHCLIEDGQLDKVDFKTEIQSELNKIILNVDSFGCIINDNIHSDIPLVNRKMMQAQIVIPLAPKRSIDNITLNLQKTIKTSVETVEGCILLPNCKVVLSCFQQGMLTFLSENGETDFNLSMKPRPYGMTSIDNNTIAVSADGCSPNVISVNFNERDVLNVPKSLAVDKNGNIFDADMAQSKVLIISPDGKEHKQLLSSDDGLRRPTSLFLNKDTNQLLIADMKDQIMLYRLD